In one window of Pseudooceanicola aestuarii DNA:
- a CDS encoding lysine--tRNA ligase, giving the protein MSEFRNAALESKAWPFEEARRLAKRYEKTPPTKGHVLFETGYGPSGLPHIGTFGEVLRTTMIRRAFEVISDIPTRLICFSDDMDGMRKVPGNVPNREMLTEHLQKPLTAVPDPFGTHDSFGDHNNAMLRRFLDTFGFDYEFYSATDFYKSGKFDDVLKRAVERYDDVMKVMLKSLRDERAQTYSIFLPIHPETGRVLYVPMKEVNAADHTITFDDEDGREWTLPVTGGNVKLQWKPDFGARWAALDVDFEMYGKDHSTNTPIYDRICEILGGRKPEHFTYELFLDDQGQKISKSSGNGISIDEWLSYASTESLSYFMYQKPKTAKRLFFDVIPRAVDEYHQQLRAFPTQDAKAQAANPVWHIHGGNVPESRMVVPFGMLLNLASVAGAEKKDQLWGFIRRYAPEATPESHPDLDAAAGHAVQYFQDFVKPERTFRAPTALERDALEDLRDRLRGWTGPVDDEALQGEVYAVGRDRFDPLRDWFKALYEVLLGASQGPRFGGFIALYGVGETADLIDRALAGELT; this is encoded by the coding sequence ATGTCCGAGTTCCGCAACGCAGCCCTGGAGTCGAAGGCCTGGCCTTTTGAAGAGGCGCGCCGTCTGGCCAAGCGGTACGAGAAGACGCCCCCCACCAAGGGCCATGTCCTGTTCGAGACCGGCTACGGCCCCTCCGGCCTGCCGCATATCGGCACCTTCGGCGAAGTTCTGCGCACGACGATGATCCGCCGCGCGTTCGAGGTGATCTCCGACATCCCCACCCGGCTGATCTGTTTTTCCGACGACATGGACGGGATGCGCAAGGTGCCCGGCAACGTCCCCAACCGGGAAATGCTGACCGAACATCTGCAAAAGCCGCTGACCGCCGTGCCCGATCCGTTCGGCACCCATGACAGCTTTGGCGACCACAACAACGCCATGTTGCGCCGGTTCCTGGATACCTTCGGGTTCGATTACGAATTCTACTCCGCAACCGACTTCTACAAGTCCGGCAAGTTCGACGATGTGCTGAAACGCGCCGTCGAACGCTATGACGACGTGATGAAGGTGATGCTGAAATCCCTGCGCGACGAACGGGCGCAGACCTATTCGATCTTCCTGCCGATCCATCCCGAAACAGGCCGCGTGCTGTACGTCCCGATGAAGGAGGTCAACGCGGCCGACCACACGATCACCTTTGACGACGAGGACGGCCGGGAATGGACCCTGCCCGTCACCGGCGGCAACGTGAAGTTGCAATGGAAGCCCGATTTCGGCGCCCGCTGGGCCGCGCTGGACGTCGACTTCGAGATGTACGGCAAGGACCATTCCACCAACACCCCGATCTACGACCGCATTTGCGAGATCCTGGGTGGTCGGAAACCGGAGCATTTCACCTATGAGCTGTTCCTGGACGACCAGGGGCAGAAGATTTCCAAATCCTCGGGGAACGGGATTTCCATCGACGAATGGTTGTCCTACGCCAGCACGGAATCGCTGAGCTATTTCATGTACCAGAAACCGAAGACGGCCAAACGGCTGTTCTTTGACGTGATCCCGCGCGCGGTGGACGAATATCACCAGCAATTGCGTGCCTTTCCGACGCAGGACGCCAAGGCGCAGGCAGCCAACCCGGTCTGGCACATCCACGGTGGCAACGTGCCCGAATCCCGGATGGTGGTGCCGTTCGGCATGCTGCTGAACCTCGCCTCGGTCGCCGGGGCGGAGAAGAAAGACCAGCTGTGGGGCTTCATCCGCCGCTACGCCCCCGAGGCGACGCCGGAGAGCCACCCCGACCTGGATGCCGCCGCAGGTCACGCGGTTCAGTATTTTCAGGATTTCGTGAAACCCGAGCGGACATTCCGCGCCCCCACCGCGCTGGAGCGTGACGCGCTGGAAGACCTGCGCGACCGCCTGCGCGGCTGGACCGGCCCGGTGGACGACGAGGCGCTGCAAGGCGAGGTCTACGCCGTGGGCCGCGACCGGTTCGACCCGCTGCGCGACTGGTTCAAGGCGTTGTACGAAGTTCTGCTGGGCGCCTCCCAGGGGCCGCGCTTTGGCGGGTTCATTGCGCTCTACGGTGTCGGCGAAACCGCGGACCTGATCGACCGGGCTCTGGCCGGTGAACTGACCTGA
- a CDS encoding DUF4864 domain-containing protein: protein MKHLLLATLTALTLSGPGAAQDRAIERLISEQFQEFRADDPAGAFALASPMIQGMFQTPEAFARMVEQGYPMVWRPSDWTFLDLRQEGDRLVQRVLITDAQNVAHLLDYRMVQIDMGWKVDGVTLLTRPGVSA, encoded by the coding sequence ATGAAACATCTGCTGCTTGCCACACTGACGGCGCTGACCCTCTCTGGACCGGGCGCGGCCCAAGACAGGGCCATCGAGCGTTTGATTTCCGAACAATTCCAAGAGTTTCGTGCCGATGATCCGGCTGGAGCTTTCGCGCTTGCCAGTCCGATGATTCAAGGCATGTTCCAAACGCCCGAGGCCTTTGCCCGGATGGTCGAACAGGGATACCCAATGGTCTGGCGGCCGTCCGACTGGACCTTTCTGGACCTGCGCCAAGAGGGTGACCGGCTGGTGCAACGCGTTTTGATCACCGACGCGCAGAACGTCGCCCACCTATTGGACTACCGCATGGTGCAGATCGACATGGGCTGGAAGGTCGACGGCGTAACGCTGCTCACCCGACCGGGGGTCAGTGCCTGA
- a CDS encoding glycosyl hydrolase family 28-related protein, with protein sequence MNKAITDGITFLPTAFDAGLAQWSSGDGTPGSDSYAMDPNAAFVPADQDFGGCLELLKSQTIQKLRYMGQTPILPGCYLRITARIKAMSGTLPSVRIAGWAGNAQNAHVGGLTEIGTSVALTDYGAIVEVSAIVGTGDRTGVDMAWGIEPVYGHFGLDLAGPNGGILRIDDLVIEDVTGAFLREMLSFVDVRDFGARGDGVTDDLPAFAAADTAAAGRVVRVPPGTYYLGDSMTFDNRVVFDGQITMPVDKILSLTRDFHLPAYIDAFGDEELAFKKAFQSLLNNSDHESLDLGGRRITVTEPIDMQAALANKTSYATRRHIRNGQFDSKSGAAWDSHIVTSQATYNPSNSDTLINVANIEAIEVGSLVTGHGVGREVYVKQKNNATGKLTLSLPLHDAEGTQTYTFTRFRYMLDFSGFEHLDKFSMSDIEFQCGGDCSAILLPPSGLIFHLRDCFITRPKDRGITSHGTGCQGMLVDRCQFLSDESGTSSQNRVSIALNSNANDIKLRNNRIVHMRHFAVIAGSGSIITGNHFFQGDDATNGIRTPGIILSRTNCRATINGNYIDNCFIEWGNEHDHAPEFNSEFSFSGLSVTDNIFLSSDVAPWFTFLVVTPHGPGHYINGMAVTGNIFRNIHGSINRVEKVDTSHSDLAYDKIKNVTFSDNMFNSVETSVSNPLMLRHEQNTAADVWTVPCAPKLPFGGWAQNVEGIVMNGKIATTSNAAHHGVPYVKAKQGAQNDQILLNWEKPVTGEVTIKVRIDEFQ encoded by the coding sequence ATGAACAAGGCGATCACGGATGGCATCACATTCCTGCCGACCGCATTCGATGCGGGGCTGGCGCAATGGTCCAGCGGCGACGGGACGCCGGGATCGGACAGCTACGCCATGGACCCCAACGCCGCCTTTGTGCCGGCGGATCAGGATTTCGGTGGATGTCTGGAACTTCTGAAATCCCAGACAATTCAGAAATTACGCTACATGGGCCAGACGCCGATCCTGCCGGGCTGCTACCTGCGCATCACCGCCCGCATCAAGGCGATGAGCGGCACGCTCCCCTCAGTGCGGATTGCGGGCTGGGCGGGAAATGCACAGAACGCGCATGTCGGCGGGCTGACCGAAATCGGCACCAGCGTTGCATTGACGGATTACGGTGCCATTGTCGAAGTCTCCGCCATCGTGGGGACCGGCGATCGCACCGGGGTCGATATGGCTTGGGGAATAGAACCGGTCTACGGCCATTTCGGCCTGGACCTGGCCGGCCCGAATGGCGGAATCCTGCGGATCGACGACCTGGTGATCGAGGACGTGACCGGGGCCTTCCTGCGTGAGATGCTGAGCTTTGTCGATGTGCGCGATTTCGGAGCGCGCGGCGACGGGGTGACAGACGACCTGCCGGCCTTTGCCGCTGCGGATACCGCCGCTGCCGGCCGTGTTGTGCGGGTGCCGCCGGGCACCTACTACCTGGGCGACAGCATGACCTTCGACAACCGGGTGGTGTTCGATGGGCAGATCACCATGCCGGTGGACAAGATCCTGTCCCTGACCCGCGACTTTCACCTGCCCGCCTATATCGACGCCTTTGGAGACGAAGAACTGGCTTTCAAGAAGGCCTTCCAGTCGCTTCTGAACAATTCGGATCATGAAAGTCTGGACCTCGGCGGGCGCCGCATCACGGTGACAGAGCCGATCGACATGCAGGCCGCCCTGGCCAACAAGACCAGCTATGCCACGCGGCGCCACATCCGCAACGGCCAGTTCGACAGCAAAAGCGGCGCGGCCTGGGACAGCCATATCGTGACCTCGCAAGCGACCTACAACCCGTCGAATTCCGATACCTTGATCAATGTCGCCAATATCGAGGCGATCGAGGTCGGATCTCTGGTCACTGGCCACGGGGTAGGTCGCGAGGTCTATGTAAAGCAAAAGAACAACGCGACCGGGAAACTGACGCTATCGCTGCCGCTGCATGATGCCGAGGGCACGCAAACCTACACCTTTACCCGGTTCCGCTACATGCTGGATTTCAGCGGGTTCGAACATCTGGACAAATTCAGCATGTCAGATATCGAATTCCAATGTGGCGGAGATTGCAGCGCGATCCTTTTGCCGCCCTCGGGCCTGATCTTTCATCTACGCGATTGCTTCATCACCCGGCCCAAGGATCGCGGCATTACCAGCCACGGCACCGGATGTCAGGGAATGCTGGTGGATCGTTGCCAATTCCTGTCCGATGAAAGCGGCACGTCCAGCCAGAACCGGGTATCAATCGCATTGAACAGCAATGCCAATGACATCAAGCTGCGCAACAACCGTATCGTGCATATGCGCCATTTCGCCGTAATCGCCGGATCCGGATCGATCATTACCGGGAACCACTTTTTCCAGGGCGATGATGCGACGAACGGCATTCGAACACCGGGCATCATCCTGAGCAGAACCAATTGCCGTGCCACAATTAATGGAAATTACATCGACAATTGCTTTATCGAATGGGGAAACGAGCATGACCACGCCCCGGAATTCAATTCGGAATTTTCCTTTAGCGGATTGAGCGTGACCGACAATATCTTCCTGTCCAGCGATGTCGCGCCCTGGTTCACCTTCCTGGTAGTCACGCCGCACGGTCCCGGCCATTATATCAACGGCATGGCGGTGACGGGAAATATCTTCCGCAATATCCACGGCTCCATCAACCGGGTGGAGAAGGTCGACACCAGCCATTCCGACCTGGCCTACGACAAGATCAAGAACGTCACCTTTTCGGACAACATGTTCAACTCGGTGGAAACCTCGGTCTCCAACCCGCTAATGCTGCGGCATGAACAAAACACCGCCGCTGATGTCTGGACGGTCCCCTGCGCACCGAAGCTGCCGTTTGGTGGTTGGGCGCAAAACGTCGAAGGAATCGTGATGAACGGGAAGATCGCCACAACCTCGAACGCGGCGCACCATGGCGTCCCCTATGTGAAGGCGAAACAAGGGGCGCAAAACGACCAGATTCTATTGAATTGGGAGAAACCGGTGACCGGCGAAGTGACGATCAAGGTTCGGATCGACGAATTCCAGTGA
- a CDS encoding zf-TFIIB domain-containing protein yields MQCPVDGTELLMTDRQGVEIDYCPKCRGVWLDRGELDKIIERQLSETAHAAPPRPMHQHADAAAQSYRPDPRGYRDDDRRRHDGKYYRKKKRKSLLSEIFDFD; encoded by the coding sequence ATGCAATGCCCGGTAGACGGCACCGAACTTCTGATGACGGATCGACAAGGGGTCGAGATCGACTATTGTCCGAAATGTCGAGGCGTCTGGCTGGACCGGGGGGAGCTCGACAAAATCATCGAACGTCAGTTGAGCGAAACCGCCCACGCCGCCCCGCCGCGCCCGATGCACCAACACGCGGATGCGGCCGCCCAGAGCTACCGCCCCGATCCACGCGGGTATCGTGACGACGACCGGCGCAGGCATGACGGCAAATATTATCGCAAGAAAAAGCGCAAAAGTCTGCTGAGCGAGATTTTCGACTTCGATTGA
- the uvrB gene encoding excinuclease ABC subunit UvrB, with the protein MAYSTKTEPGRHTPAPDIAARPKLEGGKKLVMATTFSPAGDQPRAIEELTGGLHDGDRDQVLLGATGTGKTFTMAKVIEETQRPAIILAPNKTLAAQLYGEFKGFFPDNAVEYFVSYYDYYQPEAYVARSDTYIEKESQINEQIDRMRHSATRALLERDDVIIVASVSCIYGIGSVETYSAMTQDLKVGTEYDQRQVMADLVAQQYRRNDQAFARGSFRVRGDSLEIWPAHLEDRAWRMSFFGEELESITEFDPLTGSRTDSFDQIRVYANSHYVTPKPTMQQAVIGIKKELRQRLDQLVGEGKLLEAQRLEQRTNFDIEMLEATGVCNGIENYSRYLTGRAPGEPPPTLFEFIPDDAIVFADESHVSVPQIGGMYRGDYRRKFTLAEHGFRLPSCMDNRPLKFEEWDAMRPQSVYVSATPGSWEMEQTGGIFTEQVIRPTGLLDPQVEIRPVDMQVDDLLDEVRRVAADGYRTLVTTLTKRMAEDLTEYMHEQGIRVRYMHSDIDTIERIEILRDLRLGAFDVLIGINLLREGLDIPECGLVAILDADKEGFLRSETSLIQTIGRAARNVDGRVIMYADRITGSMERALAETERRREKQIAYNEAHDITPATVKKNVDDILAGLYQGDVDMNRVTAQIEKPMAGANLQAHLDGLREDMRKAAENLEFEEAARLRDEVKRLEAVDLAVHDDPLARQQAVEKASNAAVKGRGRSTAGRPGQRGGNVQRRKRGGG; encoded by the coding sequence ATGGCATATTCCACCAAGACCGAACCGGGGCGCCACACGCCGGCACCCGACATCGCCGCCCGCCCCAAGCTGGAGGGCGGCAAGAAGCTGGTGATGGCCACGACATTTTCGCCCGCCGGGGACCAGCCCCGCGCCATCGAAGAGCTGACAGGCGGCCTTCACGACGGAGACCGGGACCAGGTGCTGCTGGGCGCGACCGGGACCGGCAAGACGTTTACCATGGCCAAAGTGATTGAGGAAACGCAGCGCCCCGCCATTATCCTGGCCCCGAACAAGACGCTTGCGGCGCAATTGTACGGCGAATTCAAAGGGTTTTTTCCGGATAACGCCGTTGAGTATTTCGTAAGCTACTACGATTACTATCAGCCGGAGGCCTATGTCGCGCGCTCTGACACCTATATCGAGAAGGAGTCCCAGATCAACGAACAGATCGACCGGATGCGCCACTCCGCCACGCGGGCGCTGCTGGAACGCGATGACGTGATCATCGTCGCATCGGTCTCCTGTATCTACGGGATCGGCTCGGTAGAGACGTATTCCGCCATGACCCAGGATCTGAAAGTCGGCACCGAATATGACCAGCGGCAGGTGATGGCCGACCTGGTGGCGCAGCAATATCGCCGCAATGATCAGGCCTTTGCCCGTGGCTCCTTTCGGGTGCGCGGCGATTCTCTGGAAATCTGGCCCGCCCACCTGGAAGATCGCGCGTGGCGCATGTCCTTTTTCGGGGAGGAGCTGGAAAGCATCACGGAATTCGACCCCCTCACCGGGTCCAGAACCGACAGTTTCGACCAGATCCGCGTCTATGCGAATTCGCATTACGTAACGCCGAAACCGACGATGCAACAGGCCGTTATCGGCATCAAGAAGGAGCTGCGCCAGCGGTTGGACCAATTGGTTGGCGAGGGGAAGCTGCTGGAGGCGCAGCGCCTGGAACAGCGCACCAATTTCGATATCGAGATGCTGGAAGCGACCGGCGTCTGCAACGGGATCGAGAACTATTCCCGCTACCTGACAGGGCGCGCCCCGGGAGAACCGCCGCCCACCCTGTTCGAGTTCATTCCGGACGATGCCATTGTTTTCGCGGACGAATCCCACGTTTCTGTGCCCCAGATCGGGGGCATGTACCGGGGCGACTACCGGCGCAAGTTCACGCTGGCCGAACATGGGTTCCGGCTGCCTTCCTGCATGGACAACCGTCCGCTTAAATTCGAGGAATGGGACGCCATGCGGCCCCAATCGGTCTACGTTTCCGCGACCCCCGGTTCCTGGGAGATGGAGCAGACGGGCGGCATTTTCACCGAACAGGTCATCCGTCCCACCGGTCTGCTGGACCCACAGGTGGAGATCCGGCCGGTCGACATGCAGGTTGATGACCTGTTGGACGAGGTTCGGCGCGTCGCCGCCGATGGATACCGCACCCTCGTCACCACCCTGACCAAGCGGATGGCGGAGGATCTGACCGAATATATGCACGAACAGGGCATCCGCGTGCGCTACATGCATTCGGATATCGACACGATCGAACGTATTGAGATCCTTCGAGATTTGCGTTTGGGCGCCTTTGACGTTCTAATCGGCATCAACCTCCTGCGGGAGGGGTTGGATATCCCCGAATGCGGTTTGGTCGCCATTCTGGACGCCGACAAGGAGGGGTTTCTGAGGTCGGAAACCTCGTTGATCCAGACCATTGGCCGGGCCGCGCGGAACGTCGATGGCCGGGTGATCATGTATGCCGACCGTATCACCGGCTCGATGGAGCGGGCGCTGGCCGAGACGGAGCGGCGGCGGGAGAAGCAGATCGCTTATAACGAGGCGCACGATATCACGCCCGCGACGGTCAAGAAGAACGTGGATGACATTCTGGCGGGTCTTTACCAGGGCGATGTCGACATGAACCGCGTGACCGCACAGATCGAAAAACCGATGGCGGGAGCCAATTTGCAGGCCCATCTCGATGGGTTGCGGGAAGATATGCGCAAGGCCGCCGAGAACCTTGAGTTCGAGGAGGCCGCCCGCCTGCGCGATGAGGTCAAGCGGCTGGAAGCGGTCGATCTGGCCGTGCACGACGACCCTCTGGCGCGGCAACAAGCGGTAGAAAAAGCCTCGAACGCGGCAGTCAAGGGGCGCGGGCGTTCTACCGCTGGGCGACCGGGGCAGCGCGGTGGCAACGTGCAACGGCGCAAGCGGGGGGGCGGTTGA
- a CDS encoding ETC complex I subunit, producing the protein MPARIYKPAKTATQSGTARTRQWVLDFTADAAREVDPLMGWTSSDDTQAQVRLRFDTKEAALDYAKEKGITATVVEPQGRKVNVRPGGYGENFATNRRTTWTH; encoded by the coding sequence ATGCCAGCCCGGATCTACAAACCCGCCAAGACCGCCACCCAGTCCGGCACCGCCCGGACCCGGCAATGGGTGCTGGACTTTACCGCCGACGCGGCGCGCGAGGTTGATCCGCTGATGGGCTGGACCTCCTCCGATGACACGCAGGCCCAGGTCCGCCTGCGCTTCGACACCAAGGAAGCGGCGCTGGACTACGCCAAGGAAAAGGGCATCACCGCGACCGTGGTCGAACCCCAGGGCCGCAAGGTCAATGTCCGCCCCGGCGGCTACGGCGAGAACTTCGCCACCAACCGCCGCACCACCTGGACGCACTAA
- a CDS encoding FAD-dependent monooxygenase: MTVERIDIAVIGAGLGGAAAAALLADAGFSVHSFEQAPEFDRLGAGIHIGPNVMKIFRQIGLEDTLARIGSHPSHWFSRDGNTGEYLSEIPLGDFALKEYGAPYITIHRGDMHAVQIEALAPSTVHFGYKLTKLEERDDHVLLSFDNGKQVEAGLVVGADGINSKIREVLLGVEKPRFSGWIGHRALVNMDKLRSTGQEYERCVKWWWEQSRHIMAYATKNDASEYYYVTGVPVDSWEHEASFVDSSREEMEAIFGGSHKMVQGLIDATEGVTKWPFWNRDPMGLWSRGRLVMIGDACHPMRPHMAQGACMAIEDAAVLTRCLSLTGEAGYADAFRMYENTRKERATKVQTISNANTWLKEPEDPAWVYAYDPMTAELG; the protein is encoded by the coding sequence ATGACCGTAGAACGGATCGACATTGCGGTGATCGGCGCGGGCCTTGGTGGAGCGGCAGCGGCTGCATTGCTGGCGGATGCGGGCTTCTCGGTGCACAGCTTCGAGCAGGCGCCCGAATTCGACCGTCTGGGCGCAGGCATTCATATCGGCCCCAACGTGATGAAGATTTTCCGCCAAATCGGGCTCGAAGACACGCTGGCCAGGATCGGCTCGCACCCGTCGCACTGGTTCTCGCGCGATGGCAACACCGGCGAATACCTGTCGGAAATCCCGCTGGGCGACTTTGCCCTGAAGGAATACGGCGCGCCCTACATCACCATCCACCGCGGCGATATGCACGCCGTGCAGATCGAGGCACTGGCCCCATCCACCGTGCATTTCGGCTACAAGCTGACCAAGCTGGAGGAACGCGACGACCACGTTCTGCTGAGCTTCGACAATGGCAAGCAGGTCGAAGCCGGGCTGGTCGTGGGCGCCGACGGCATCAACTCCAAGATCCGCGAAGTCCTGCTGGGTGTGGAAAAGCCGCGCTTTTCCGGCTGGATCGGACATCGTGCGCTTGTCAACATGGACAAGCTGCGCAGCACCGGACAGGAATACGAGCGCTGCGTGAAGTGGTGGTGGGAACAATCCCGTCACATCATGGCCTACGCGACCAAGAACGACGCCAGCGAATACTACTACGTGACCGGCGTGCCGGTCGACAGCTGGGAACACGAGGCGTCCTTCGTCGACAGTTCGCGCGAGGAAATGGAGGCGATCTTCGGTGGCTCGCACAAGATGGTGCAGGGCCTGATCGACGCCACGGAGGGAGTCACCAAATGGCCATTCTGGAACCGTGATCCCATGGGACTGTGGTCGCGCGGCCGGCTTGTCATGATCGGCGATGCCTGCCACCCGATGCGCCCTCACATGGCGCAGGGGGCCTGCATGGCGATTGAAGATGCAGCAGTGCTGACCCGTTGCCTGTCGCTGACCGGCGAAGCAGGCTATGCAGATGCCTTCCGCATGTACGAGAATACCCGCAAGGAGCGCGCCACCAAAGTGCAGACGATTTCCAATGCGAACACCTGGCTCAAGGAACCGGAAGACCCAGCCTGGGTCTATGCCTATGACCCGATGACCGCTGAACTGGGGTAA